Proteins from a genomic interval of Mycobacterium conspicuum:
- a CDS encoding LLM class flavin-dependent oxidoreductase — translation MAKLRFGYFIAPFHRAGTNPTLAIRRDLEFVEHLDALGFDEAWIGEHHSAGSELIASPEIFIAAAAERTKQIKLCTGVISLAYHNPLWVADRLMMLDHLTRGRVIGGVGPGSLPSDSSMIGLTPTDTRELLETNLDIVVRLLAGETVNAKTPTHELHDAKLQLAPYSDGGVPLAVAAVASPTGARLAGKHGIGLLSIGATLTIEGFNALQYHWDIVEERAAAFGTKVDRKNWSLVGPFHIAETDKQAREDVKFGLEPWFRYFQKVAAFPQMTMPGEQLDEMIDVINENGAGVIGTPERARAQVQRMWDQSGGFGCMLQMGHEWANPAATKRSAELFAAEVMPHFQGQAQPTLDAAARASDAREGLAESQNQAVAHMTQKYQDELKSK, via the coding sequence ATGGCGAAGCTCAGGTTCGGATATTTCATCGCGCCGTTTCACCGCGCGGGGACCAACCCGACCCTCGCCATACGGCGCGATCTGGAATTCGTCGAGCACCTCGACGCGCTCGGCTTCGACGAGGCGTGGATCGGCGAACACCACTCGGCCGGCAGCGAGCTGATCGCCTCGCCGGAGATCTTCATCGCCGCCGCCGCGGAGCGGACCAAGCAGATCAAGCTCTGCACCGGGGTGATCTCGCTCGCCTACCACAACCCGCTGTGGGTCGCGGACCGCTTGATGATGCTGGATCACCTCACCCGCGGCCGGGTGATCGGCGGCGTCGGCCCGGGCTCGCTGCCCAGCGACTCGTCGATGATCGGGCTGACCCCCACCGACACCCGTGAGCTGCTGGAAACCAACCTCGACATCGTGGTTCGGCTGCTGGCGGGTGAGACCGTCAACGCCAAGACACCCACGCACGAGCTGCACGACGCCAAGCTGCAACTCGCCCCCTACTCCGACGGCGGTGTTCCGCTGGCGGTGGCCGCGGTCGCGTCGCCCACGGGCGCGCGGTTGGCCGGCAAGCACGGCATCGGCCTGCTCTCCATCGGGGCGACGCTGACCATCGAGGGCTTCAACGCGCTGCAATATCACTGGGACATCGTCGAAGAACGCGCCGCGGCGTTCGGAACGAAGGTTGATCGCAAGAACTGGAGCCTGGTCGGGCCGTTTCACATCGCCGAAACCGACAAGCAGGCCCGCGAGGACGTGAAGTTCGGCCTTGAGCCGTGGTTCCGGTACTTCCAGAAGGTGGCCGCGTTCCCGCAGATGACCATGCCCGGCGAGCAGCTCGACGAGATGATCGACGTCATCAACGAGAACGGGGCGGGCGTGATCGGCACGCCGGAGCGGGCACGGGCACAGGTGCAGCGGATGTGGGATCAGTCCGGCGGGTTTGGCTGCATGTTGCAGATGGGCCACGAGTGGGCGAATCCGGCGGCGACCAAACGGTCGGCCGAACTGTTCGCCGCCGAGGTGATGCCGCATTTCCAAGGTCAGGCGCAGCCGACGCTGGATGCCGCCGCACGCGCCAGCGACGCCCGCGAGGGCCTCGCGGAGTCGCAGAATCAGGCCGTCGCGCACATGACCCAGAAGTATCAGGACGAACTCAAGTCGAAGTAG
- a CDS encoding TIGR00366 family protein: MTSEPKEQVRQAERRGVMRWLTALCVRYVERLMPDPYLFAVILTILVVGLIALLVRGATPSGVLKAWYGGVWGAQNIFTFAFQMVLILVTGYTLAEAPVLKRAIVAIASKPRNQIEGALLCFGVSAILSLLNWGLGLVSGALVARQVAKRLTGTHFGYLIAAAFMGFIVWTQGLSSSIALANTDATSPINVIHKMTGANVPLSLTIFQPYSWVSAIAVLALLAIAVWRMAPAESLEPDPAVFEEEPEPPAREGKRTFAEWLENLWILNVLVFAAGITYFVLSGFALNISSMIMLFTVTSALLHRTPIRFIRAFSGAAKVSGPLLLQYPLYGGIVGLLGYLPTGSGKPLQTVLAEALVTGADQYTLPFLTFVGSVIISLFVPSGGGHWGVQGPIAVGSALALHQHSPAYLGLMSMAVAIGEGVANMIQPFWLLPLLAIAKLNVRQVMGFTVVAFLIGFAVFSAAMIIAPHTL; encoded by the coding sequence ATGACGTCCGAGCCGAAAGAACAGGTCCGGCAGGCCGAACGACGGGGCGTGATGCGCTGGCTCACCGCCCTGTGTGTCCGGTACGTCGAACGTTTGATGCCCGACCCGTATTTGTTCGCGGTCATCCTCACGATCCTCGTGGTGGGCCTGATCGCGTTGCTTGTCCGCGGCGCGACGCCGTCGGGTGTGCTCAAGGCGTGGTACGGCGGCGTCTGGGGGGCGCAGAACATCTTCACGTTCGCCTTCCAGATGGTGCTCATCCTGGTGACCGGCTACACGCTGGCCGAGGCACCGGTCCTCAAGCGGGCCATCGTTGCCATCGCGAGCAAGCCTCGGAACCAGATTGAAGGCGCCCTGCTGTGTTTCGGGGTCAGCGCGATCCTGTCGCTGCTGAACTGGGGATTGGGTCTGGTATCGGGCGCGCTGGTGGCCCGCCAGGTCGCAAAGCGGCTCACCGGCACGCATTTCGGTTACCTGATTGCCGCTGCGTTCATGGGCTTCATCGTGTGGACGCAGGGCTTGTCGTCGTCGATCGCGCTGGCCAACACCGACGCCACTAGCCCAATCAACGTGATACACAAGATGACTGGCGCGAATGTGCCGCTAAGCCTCACGATCTTCCAGCCCTACAGCTGGGTGTCGGCGATCGCGGTACTCGCCCTGCTGGCCATCGCGGTCTGGCGGATGGCGCCGGCCGAAAGCCTCGAACCCGATCCCGCGGTCTTCGAGGAGGAGCCGGAACCGCCCGCGCGAGAAGGCAAGCGCACGTTCGCCGAGTGGCTGGAAAACCTTTGGATCCTCAACGTTCTCGTCTTTGCCGCGGGCATAACGTATTTCGTGCTGAGCGGCTTTGCGCTCAATATCTCGTCGATGATCATGCTGTTCACCGTGACGAGCGCACTGCTGCACCGCACGCCGATTCGCTTCATCCGCGCCTTCTCCGGAGCGGCGAAGGTGTCGGGTCCACTGCTGCTGCAATATCCGCTCTACGGCGGTATCGTGGGACTGCTGGGTTATCTGCCAACGGGTTCGGGCAAGCCGCTGCAGACGGTGCTCGCCGAGGCGCTGGTGACGGGTGCCGACCAATACACGCTGCCATTCCTGACTTTTGTGGGCTCGGTCATCATCTCGTTGTTCGTCCCTTCCGGCGGCGGGCACTGGGGCGTGCAGGGGCCCATCGCCGTTGGTTCCGCCCTTGCCCTGCACCAGCATTCGCCGGCCTACCTCGGGCTGATGTCGATGGCCGTCGCGATCGGCGAGGGCGTCGCGAACATGATCCAGCCCTTTTGGCTGTTGCCCCTGCTCGCGATCGCGAAGCTGAATGTCCGCCAGGTGATGGGCTTTACGGTCGTGGCGTTCCTGATCGGTTTTGCGGTGTTCAGCGCCGCTATGATCATCGCCCCGCACACGCTCTGA
- a CDS encoding fatty acyl-AMP ligase, with protein sequence MDSASRRNLEPPKGLLKIEDCLDADGAVALPAGTTLVSLIERNIANVGELVAYRYLDYSRAADGQAHEVTWSQLGVRLRAIGARVQRAASRGERVAVLAPQGIDYVAGFYAAIKAGTIAVPLFAPELPGHAERLDTALRDSEPAVVLTTAAAKGAVEDFLVHMSRVRRPQVLVIDEIPDAAGEQFVDTELGMDDVSHLQYTGGATRPPVGVEITHRAVGTNLVQMILSIDLLDRNTHGVSWLPLYHDMGLSMIGFPAVYGGHSTLMSPTAFVRRPLRWIRAMSDGSRQGRVVTAAPNFAYEWTAQRGLPSPGDNGDPIDLRNVVAIIGSEPVSIDAITAFNKAFAPYGLPRNAFKPSYGIAEATLFVATIAHHAEPTVVYFDRDQLGAGTAAPVAADAANAVAQVSCGQVARSLWVVIVDPETGAELPDGHVGETWLQGNSVGRGYWGLPDQTRLAFGAKLRTPLAENSHADGADLEGTWLRSGDLGVYLDGELYVTGRIADLVTIHGRNHYPQDIEATAADAAPMVRRGYATAFTVPPDSDDEERRLVIVSERAAGTSHNDPHPAVEAIRAAVLHRHGVAVSDVRFLPAGAIPRTTSGKLARLACRDHYLDGTLGTH encoded by the coding sequence ATGGACAGCGCTTCCCGGCGGAACTTGGAGCCGCCGAAAGGCCTGCTCAAGATCGAGGACTGCCTGGACGCCGACGGCGCCGTCGCGTTGCCGGCAGGCACGACGCTGGTGTCCCTGATCGAGCGCAACATCGCCAACGTCGGTGAGTTGGTGGCGTATCGCTACCTCGACTACAGCCGTGCGGCCGACGGGCAGGCCCACGAAGTGACCTGGAGTCAACTCGGCGTGCGCCTGCGCGCCATCGGTGCGCGCGTGCAACGGGCCGCGAGTCGCGGCGAGCGCGTCGCCGTTCTCGCGCCGCAGGGCATCGACTATGTCGCCGGGTTCTACGCGGCGATCAAGGCGGGCACCATCGCCGTGCCGTTGTTCGCGCCCGAATTGCCCGGGCACGCCGAACGTCTCGATACCGCGCTGCGCGACTCCGAGCCGGCCGTCGTGCTCACCACCGCGGCGGCAAAGGGCGCCGTCGAAGACTTTCTGGTCCACATGTCGCGCGTCCGTCGGCCGCAAGTCCTTGTCATCGACGAGATCCCGGATGCGGCGGGGGAGCAGTTCGTCGACACCGAGCTGGGCATGGACGACGTGTCACACCTGCAATACACCGGGGGCGCGACCCGGCCGCCGGTCGGAGTGGAGATCACGCACCGCGCGGTGGGCACCAACCTGGTACAGATGATCCTGTCGATCGACCTGCTGGACCGTAACACCCACGGCGTCAGCTGGTTACCGCTCTACCACGACATGGGCTTGTCGATGATCGGCTTTCCCGCGGTGTACGGCGGACACTCCACCCTGATGTCGCCCACCGCGTTCGTCCGCAGGCCGCTGCGCTGGATTCGGGCGATGTCGGACGGCTCGCGGCAGGGCCGCGTGGTGACCGCCGCGCCGAACTTCGCCTACGAGTGGACCGCACAGCGCGGCCTGCCGTCGCCTGGCGACAACGGGGACCCAATAGACCTGCGCAACGTGGTGGCGATCATCGGTTCCGAACCCGTCAGCATCGATGCGATCACGGCATTTAACAAGGCTTTCGCGCCATATGGGTTGCCGCGCAACGCCTTCAAGCCGTCCTACGGCATCGCCGAAGCGACGCTGTTCGTCGCGACCATCGCCCACCACGCCGAGCCGACGGTCGTGTACTTCGACCGCGATCAGCTCGGCGCCGGCACGGCGGCGCCCGTCGCGGCCGACGCCGCGAACGCGGTCGCACAGGTGTCGTGCGGTCAGGTGGCCCGCAGCCTGTGGGTGGTGATCGTCGACCCCGAAACCGGGGCGGAGCTGCCGGACGGGCACGTCGGCGAAACCTGGTTGCAGGGCAACAGCGTTGGCCGCGGCTACTGGGGCCTGCCCGACCAGACCCGGCTCGCATTCGGCGCCAAGCTGAGGACGCCGCTTGCCGAGAACAGCCACGCGGACGGCGCCGACCTCGAGGGCACCTGGCTGCGCTCCGGTGATCTGGGCGTCTATCTGGACGGCGAGCTCTACGTCACCGGCCGGATCGCGGACCTGGTGACCATCCACGGACGCAACCACTATCCGCAAGACATCGAGGCCACCGCGGCAGACGCCGCGCCGATGGTGCGGCGCGGATATGCGACGGCGTTCACGGTGCCCCCGGATTCAGACGACGAGGAGCGGCGCCTGGTGATCGTCTCCGAGCGCGCCGCGGGGACCAGCCACAACGATCCGCACCCGGCGGTCGAGGCGATCCGCGCGGCCGTGTTGCACCGGCACGGCGTGGCGGTGTCCGACGTGCGCTTCCTGCCGGCGGGCGCCATCCCGCGCACCACCAGCGGCAAGTTGGCCCGGCTGGCCTGTCGCGACCACTACCTCGACGGCACGCTGGGCACCCACTAG
- a CDS encoding SRPBCC family protein, whose protein sequence is MSGRKFTFEINKTSTAPAATLFRLETDGANWAQWAKPIVVQSSWARQGDPAPGGIGAIRKVGMWPMFVQEETLEYEQDRRHVYKLVGPPSPAKDYVGEVVFTPNAAGGTDIHWAGSFIERVPGTGRVMRAALGGAVRFFAGRLVKEAERQSNS, encoded by the coding sequence ATGTCAGGTCGGAAGTTCACGTTCGAGATCAACAAGACCAGCACCGCGCCCGCCGCGACACTATTCCGGCTGGAGACCGATGGTGCCAATTGGGCCCAGTGGGCCAAGCCGATCGTCGTTCAGTCGAGCTGGGCCCGCCAAGGCGATCCGGCCCCCGGCGGTATCGGTGCTATTCGCAAGGTGGGCATGTGGCCCATGTTTGTGCAGGAGGAGACCCTCGAATACGAGCAGGACCGCCGTCACGTGTACAAGCTGGTCGGACCCCCGAGTCCCGCCAAGGACTATGTCGGCGAGGTGGTCTTCACGCCGAACGCGGCCGGTGGCACCGACATCCATTGGGCCGGTTCGTTTATCGAGCGGGTCCCCGGGACCGGTCGGGTGATGCGCGCGGCGCTGGGAGGCGCGGTCCGGTTCTTTGCGGGCCGGCTGGTCAAGGAGGCCGAGCGCCAGTCCAACAGCTGA
- a CDS encoding MPT63 family protein: MKITTLIKTAVAVLGMTAIAFASAPIASASAYPITGKLGSELTMTDSVGQVTLSWKVSDLKSSTDRVPGYPVAGQLWEATATVHAISGPVTPAISQFNARTADGVNYRVLWQASGPNTISGATIPQGAQATGKIYFDVTGPQPTIVAMNNGMEDLLIWGP; encoded by the coding sequence GTGAAGATCACCACGTTGATAAAGACGGCAGTGGCCGTTCTCGGCATGACAGCCATTGCCTTCGCCAGTGCACCGATTGCGTCGGCGTCGGCCTATCCCATTACCGGCAAACTCGGTAGCGAATTAACGATGACCGACTCGGTTGGCCAAGTAACCCTGAGTTGGAAAGTCAGCGATCTCAAATCCAGCACCGACCGGGTGCCCGGTTATCCGGTGGCCGGCCAGCTCTGGGAGGCCACCGCGACCGTCCACGCGATCTCGGGTCCCGTCACCCCCGCCATCTCACAGTTCAATGCCCGCACCGCCGACGGCGTCAATTACCGCGTCTTGTGGCAAGCATCTGGCCCGAACACCATTAGTGGCGCCACCATCCCACAAGGGGCCCAAGCGACCGGCAAAATCTACTTCGATGTCACCGGTCCGCAACCGACCATCGTCGCAATGAACAATGGAATGGAAGATCTCCTGATTTGGGGGCCGTGA